Proteins co-encoded in one candidate division KSB1 bacterium genomic window:
- a CDS encoding cysteine synthase family protein, with product MPKRIAVAVRRRDGASECASARSVFALVGNTPLLDLSTYSPHRRVKIFAKAEWQNPGRSVKDRAASRMIQVARRRGQLTCEKILLDSTSGNTGVAYALFGAALHLRVRLVVPENVSRHQKNLLAAYGAEVIWTSASEGSDGALRVARALQAEAPSRYFYINQYDNPENWRAHFHTTAPELWQQTHGRLTHFIAGLGTSGTFVGTGRCLRQFNPAIRLIALQPDSPLHGLEGLKHMPTAIVPAIYDPHLADDHLAIATEEAQELVRDVARRHGWLIGLSSGAALAAARRVAGGITHGVIATIFPDGGHRYLEESFWHEA from the coding sequence ATGCCGAAGCGAATTGCTGTTGCAGTGCGCCGCCGTGATGGTGCGTCAGAATGTGCCTCTGCGCGTTCCGTTTTTGCCCTGGTCGGCAATACCCCGTTGCTTGATTTGTCGACTTACTCGCCGCATCGCCGCGTCAAGATTTTCGCAAAAGCAGAATGGCAAAATCCCGGGCGCTCGGTCAAGGACCGTGCCGCCAGCCGGATGATCCAGGTGGCGCGGCGCCGCGGCCAGCTCACGTGCGAAAAAATTTTGCTGGACTCCACCTCGGGCAATACCGGCGTGGCCTATGCGCTTTTCGGCGCGGCGTTGCACTTGCGCGTCCGCCTGGTGGTGCCGGAAAATGTGAGCCGCCATCAGAAGAATCTGCTGGCGGCCTACGGCGCGGAGGTGATCTGGACCAGTGCGAGTGAAGGCTCCGACGGCGCCCTGCGCGTGGCGCGCGCCCTGCAGGCCGAAGCCCCGTCGCGTTATTTTTACATCAACCAATACGACAATCCGGAGAACTGGCGGGCACATTTCCACACCACCGCCCCCGAGTTGTGGCAGCAGACGCACGGCCGGCTGACGCATTTCATCGCAGGTCTGGGCACCAGCGGCACTTTTGTTGGCACCGGCCGCTGCTTGCGCCAGTTCAACCCCGCCATTCGCCTGATCGCGCTGCAGCCGGATTCGCCGCTGCATGGCCTGGAGGGTTTGAAACACATGCCCACGGCCATCGTGCCGGCCATCTACGATCCCCATCTGGCCGATGACCATCTCGCCATTGCCACCGAGGAGGCCCAGGAGCTGGTGCGGGACGTGGCGCGACGCCACGGCTGGCTCATCGGCCTCTCCAGCGGTGCCGCGCTGGCGGCCGCGCGCCGCGTGGCCGGGGGAATCACGCACGGTGTGATCGCGACCATTTTCCCGGACGGCGGGCACCGTTATCTCGAGGAGAGTTTTTGGCATGAAGCGTGA
- a CDS encoding alpha/beta hydrolase, producing the protein MSLQMWVIKLIVRLYRFMALRPDRTIAGQRAVLQKFFARFKGVPGIECRRIFAQGVPVEWLLLGTPADETVVLYLHGGGYNLGSLDTHRELAARLALACQCRVLAVGYRLAPEHLFPAALEDAMRVYCWLLAEGVSAERIALVGDSAGGGLAIATLVALRYHGEPLPAAAVCLSPWVDLELTGHSMLARAGQDPVLTRKALQQWARNYLGGKSPRTPLASPLHADLSGLPPLLIQVGSDEILHDDAVRLAERAQAAGVRVELEVSPGMIHGWHFFAGKLPQAQQALARVAAFIRTHCRESRTPLQNRRV; encoded by the coding sequence ATGAGTTTGCAAATGTGGGTCATCAAGTTGATCGTGCGGTTGTATCGTTTCATGGCCTTGCGTCCGGACCGCACGATCGCCGGGCAGCGTGCCGTGCTGCAAAAATTTTTTGCGCGCTTCAAGGGAGTGCCCGGGATCGAATGCCGGCGCATTTTTGCGCAGGGCGTGCCGGTGGAATGGCTGCTGCTTGGCACGCCGGCGGATGAGACAGTCGTGCTTTACCTGCACGGCGGTGGTTACAACCTGGGTTCACTCGATACGCACCGCGAGCTGGCCGCGCGTCTCGCGCTGGCCTGCCAGTGCCGTGTGCTCGCGGTGGGCTATCGCCTGGCGCCCGAGCATTTGTTCCCCGCGGCACTGGAAGACGCCATGCGGGTTTACTGCTGGTTGCTTGCTGAAGGTGTGTCAGCAGAACGCATAGCCCTGGTCGGCGACTCTGCCGGCGGCGGTCTCGCCATCGCCACGCTGGTGGCGTTGCGCTACCATGGCGAACCGTTGCCGGCCGCGGCCGTCTGTCTTTCGCCCTGGGTGGATTTGGAATTGACCGGGCATTCGATGCTGGCCAGGGCCGGGCAGGATCCGGTCTTGACGCGGAAGGCCTTGCAGCAATGGGCAAGAAATTATCTCGGCGGCAAAAGTCCGCGCACCCCGCTGGCCTCGCCGCTGCATGCCGACTTGTCCGGTTTGCCGCCGTTGTTGATTCAGGTGGGATCGGATGAGATTCTGCATGATGATGCCGTGCGTCTGGCGGAGCGGGCGCAGGCGGCGGGCGTGCGGGTGGAACTGGAGGTCAGCCCGGGAATGATTCACGGCTGGCATTTCTTTGCCGGCAAATTACCACAGGCGCAACAGGCACTGGCGCGGGTTGCTGCGTTCATTCGCACCCATTGCCGCGAGAGCCGCACGCCCCTGCAGAACCGGCGGGTCTGA
- a CDS encoding UDPGP type 1 family protein, with product MAMMSTHPDYASLKQAAEAAGQGHIFRHWHQLNEHSRRRLLSQVSTIDFAQLSKIYTELLRKRRTGGSQMSLEPAEVISLSHQRSHPGECAAMSEAGAELLRRGKVAAILVAGGQGSRLGFEGPKGIYTFGTPSGKSLFQVHAEKIRAMARRYGAAIPWYIMTSEANHAATQAFFRENEYFGLPPSDVFFFQQGMMPAIDAEGRIILDAPDHIFMNPDGHGGTLAALGKSGALADMRRRGLEQLFYFQIDNVLIKMCDPLFLGYHAAAGAEMSAKVCSKRDPHEKIGVIGRRHGRLTVIEYSDMSAADKEMRNPDGTLKYNSGSIAIHVLQVDFVARLIESGTALPWHVAHKTIPFINQAGKLIRPTQPNGYKFETFIFDALGEARGSVVLEVERRQEFSPIKNASGVDSPETARRDFYNFYGEWLEQCGVTVPRDRDGNVRARIEISPLFALDAAELAQKIRPDFKVGEEVYLR from the coding sequence ATGGCGATGATGTCCACACATCCGGATTATGCTTCTCTCAAGCAGGCAGCCGAGGCTGCCGGTCAAGGCCATATTTTTCGCCACTGGCACCAGCTCAACGAGCACAGCCGCCGCCGGCTGCTGTCCCAAGTCTCGACCATCGATTTCGCACAACTGTCCAAAATCTACACCGAGTTGCTCCGGAAGCGTCGTACCGGTGGCAGCCAGATGTCACTGGAGCCGGCGGAAGTGATTTCGCTTTCCCATCAAAGAAGCCACCCCGGGGAGTGTGCCGCCATGAGCGAAGCCGGCGCCGAGCTGTTGCGCCGTGGCAAAGTGGCGGCGATCCTGGTCGCCGGTGGCCAGGGTTCGCGCCTGGGTTTCGAAGGCCCCAAGGGAATCTATACCTTCGGCACACCGAGTGGCAAAAGTCTCTTCCAGGTGCATGCCGAAAAAATCAGGGCCATGGCACGGCGCTATGGCGCGGCCATTCCGTGGTACATCATGACCAGCGAGGCCAATCATGCGGCCACGCAGGCTTTTTTCAGGGAGAATGAATATTTCGGCCTGCCCCCCTCCGATGTCTTTTTCTTCCAGCAGGGCATGATGCCGGCGATCGATGCGGAGGGCAGGATCATTCTCGATGCACCGGACCACATTTTCATGAACCCCGACGGCCACGGCGGCACGCTGGCCGCACTCGGCAAAAGCGGCGCGCTGGCGGACATGCGCCGCCGCGGCCTCGAACAGCTCTTCTATTTCCAGATCGACAATGTTTTGATCAAAATGTGCGATCCGCTCTTTCTCGGTTATCACGCCGCCGCCGGCGCCGAGATGAGCGCAAAGGTGTGCAGCAAACGCGACCCGCATGAAAAGATCGGAGTGATCGGCAGGCGGCACGGCCGCCTGACGGTGATCGAATACAGCGACATGAGCGCAGCCGACAAGGAAATGCGCAATCCTGATGGCACGCTCAAATACAACAGTGGCAGCATTGCCATTCACGTGCTGCAGGTCGATTTCGTCGCGCGGCTGATCGAAAGCGGAACTGCCCTGCCGTGGCATGTCGCGCACAAAACCATCCCCTTCATCAATCAAGCCGGCAAGTTGATCAGACCCACCCAACCCAACGGCTATAAATTTGAAACCTTCATCTTCGATGCCCTGGGCGAGGCGCGGGGCAGTGTGGTGCTGGAGGTGGAGCGCCGGCAGGAATTCAGCCCGATCAAAAATGCCAGCGGCGTCGATTCGCCGGAAACGGCGCGGCGAGACTTTTACAATTTCTATGGAGAATGGCTGGAACAGTGTGGTGTAACCGTGCCGCGCGACCGCGACGGCAACGTCCGCGCCAGAATCGAAATCAGTCCCTTGTTCGCGCTGGACGCCGCCGAACTCGCGCAGAAAATCCGGCCGGATTTCAAGGTTGGGGAGGAAGTTTATCTGCGTTGA
- a CDS encoding MoaD/ThiS family protein produces the protein MAYLVIPSALRGYTEQQARLAISGRTVGEVLEQLARRFPELRRHLYDEQGRLRKFINVFVGDQDIRHLQQEATPVSDDDEISIVPAVAGGGR, from the coding sequence ATGGCATACCTCGTCATTCCCTCCGCCCTGCGTGGATACACGGAACAACAGGCCCGCCTCGCGATCAGCGGCAGGACCGTCGGCGAAGTGCTCGAACAACTCGCCCGGCGCTTCCCGGAATTGCGGCGGCACTTGTACGACGAGCAGGGCCGGTTGCGCAAATTCATCAATGTGTTCGTTGGCGACCAGGACATTCGCCATCTGCAACAGGAGGCCACGCCGGTGTCGGATGACGATGAAATCAGCATCGTGCCCGCGGTGGCGGGAGGTGGCAGATGA
- the moeB gene encoding molybdopterin-synthase adenylyltransferase MoeB: MSNGASFALSHEEIQRYSRHLILPEVALAGQKKLKAASVLLIGTGGLGSPLAMYLAAAGVGRLGLVDCDVVEASNLQRQVMHSTRSVGRPKLESAKNFIAGLNPHVQVTTHETRFTAANALALARDYDIIIDGTDNFPTRYLVNDVCVLLHKPNVYGSIFRFEGQASVFWAEQGPCYRCLYPEPPPPGLVPSCAEGGVLGVLPGIIGTIQANEALKLILGIGEPLVGRLLLFDALTMRFREMKLHKDPACPVCGEAPTITALIDYEQFCGMPGAGDVHGGHNSFDISATELARRLKTEDIYLLDVREPYEFEICALPGAHLVPLAQLPERLAEIDGSRPIVAYCRSGKRSAQAVRLLHQAGYPSARNLAGGILAWSEEVDATVPKY; encoded by the coding sequence ATGAGCAACGGCGCCTCGTTTGCCCTCTCCCATGAGGAGATTCAACGCTACAGCCGGCATTTGATTCTGCCGGAAGTGGCGCTGGCCGGGCAAAAGAAGCTCAAGGCTGCCAGTGTGCTGCTCATCGGCACTGGCGGCCTGGGCTCTCCCCTGGCGATGTATTTGGCCGCTGCCGGCGTGGGCCGGCTGGGTTTGGTGGATTGTGATGTGGTGGAGGCTTCCAATCTGCAGCGCCAGGTGATGCATTCCACCCGGTCGGTGGGCCGGCCCAAATTGGAAAGTGCGAAAAACTTCATTGCCGGCCTCAATCCGCACGTGCAGGTGACGACGCATGAAACCCGTTTCACTGCAGCGAACGCGCTGGCCCTCGCCCGCGATTACGACATCATCATCGACGGCACGGACAATTTCCCCACCCGCTATCTGGTAAATGATGTGTGTGTGCTGCTGCACAAGCCGAATGTCTACGGCAGCATCTTCCGCTTCGAAGGTCAGGCCAGTGTGTTCTGGGCGGAGCAGGGACCGTGCTATCGCTGCCTGTATCCCGAACCGCCGCCGCCGGGTCTGGTGCCAAGTTGTGCGGAAGGCGGCGTGCTGGGTGTGTTGCCGGGCATTATTGGCACGATTCAGGCGAATGAAGCCCTCAAGCTGATTCTCGGCATCGGCGAGCCCCTGGTGGGCCGGTTGCTGCTGTTCGATGCGTTGACGATGCGCTTCCGCGAGATGAAACTGCACAAGGATCCCGCCTGCCCAGTGTGCGGCGAGGCGCCCACCATTACTGCGCTGATCGATTATGAGCAATTCTGCGGTATGCCAGGGGCGGGCGATGTACACGGCGGTCACAACAGCTTCGACATTTCCGCCACGGAGCTGGCGCGCAGGCTGAAAACGGAGGACATTTATTTGCTGGATGTGCGCGAACCGTATGAATTTGAAATCTGCGCGCTGCCGGGCGCCCACCTGGTGCCACTGGCGCAGTTGCCCGAACGCCTCGCGGAGATCGATGGCAGCCGGCCGATCGTGGCATACTGCCGCTCCGGCAAGCGCAGCGCGCAAGCGGTCAGGCTGCTGCATCAGGCGGGCTATCCCTCTGCGAGAAATCTGGCCGGCGGCATCCTCGCCTGGTCGGAGGAGGTGGATGCCACGGTGCCGAAGTATTGA
- a CDS encoding M67 family metallopeptidase has translation MKREKAVIAAEVLAALGQQAEAAFPQECCGLLLGRRTEAGWHIVSAQALRNASRQPEQGFEFDAVEQLRAYRAADAAGWEILGHYHSHPNGRRQPSPTDLRFAVERSDHGLWLILAVGQARFLDASLWRLHQEGAAFQRVTMETKPSSGE, from the coding sequence ATGAAGCGTGAAAAAGCCGTCATCGCAGCGGAAGTCCTGGCTGCCCTGGGGCAGCAGGCGGAAGCGGCTTTCCCACAGGAATGTTGCGGCCTGCTGCTCGGCAGGCGCACCGAGGCAGGCTGGCACATCGTGAGCGCACAGGCACTGCGCAATGCCAGCCGCCAGCCGGAGCAGGGCTTTGAGTTTGACGCCGTCGAACAACTGCGCGCCTATCGCGCCGCCGATGCCGCGGGCTGGGAAATTCTCGGGCATTATCATTCTCATCCCAACGGCCGCCGGCAGCCCTCGCCGACCGATTTGCGCTTTGCTGTCGAACGCTCGGATCACGGCCTATGGCTGATTCTGGCAGTTGGGCAAGCGCGCTTTCTCGACGCGAGTTTGTGGCGGTTGCACCAGGAGGGCGCTGCCTTTCAACGCGTGACCATGGAAACGAAACCCTCATCAGGAGAATAG